A section of the Microbulbifer pacificus genome encodes:
- a CDS encoding peroxiredoxin: MAVLVGKPAPDFTAAAVLGNGEIVDTFTLSDAIKGKKAVIFFYPLDFTFVCPSELIAFDHRYAEFQKRGVEVIGVSIDSQFSHNAWRNTPVNDGGIGAVKYALVADVKHEICQAYDVESEGGVAFRGSFLIDEEGVVRHQVVNDLPLGRNVDEMLRMVDALAFHQEHGEVCPAGWQEGDKGMNASPAGVAAYLSENADKL, from the coding sequence ATGGCTGTATTAGTAGGCAAGCCCGCTCCGGATTTCACTGCGGCTGCGGTACTGGGCAACGGCGAGATCGTTGACACTTTCACTCTGTCTGACGCCATCAAAGGCAAAAAAGCGGTTATCTTCTTCTATCCGCTGGACTTCACCTTTGTATGTCCGTCCGAGCTGATCGCTTTCGATCACCGCTATGCGGAGTTCCAGAAGCGTGGTGTTGAGGTGATCGGTGTTTCCATCGACTCCCAGTTCTCCCACAACGCCTGGCGTAACACCCCAGTAAACGACGGCGGCATCGGCGCGGTTAAATACGCCCTGGTTGCCGACGTGAAGCACGAAATCTGCCAGGCCTACGACGTTGAGTCCGAAGGCGGTGTAGCTTTCCGTGGTTCCTTCCTGATCGACGAGGAAGGCGTTGTTCGTCACCAGGTAGTTAACGATCTGCCGCTGGGCCGTAACGTTGACGAGATGCTGCGCATGGTTGACGCGCTGGCGTTCCACCAGGAGCACGGCGAAGTTTGCCCGGCTGGCTGGCAGGAAGGCGACAAAGGCATGAACGCCTCTCCGGCGGGCGTTGCTGCTTACCTGAGCGAGAACGCTGACAAGCTGTAA
- a CDS encoding bacterioferritin-associated ferredoxin has product MYVCICKGITDSQIKEAVYDGSTSVKALRRHLGVSSQCGRCAELTQEIIDETMAGGVMASANSALFYSAS; this is encoded by the coding sequence ATGTACGTATGTATCTGTAAAGGCATCACCGACAGCCAGATCAAAGAAGCCGTGTACGATGGCTCCACTTCGGTCAAAGCCCTGCGCCGTCATCTGGGCGTGTCCTCTCAGTGTGGCCGCTGTGCCGAGCTGACCCAGGAGATCATCGACGAGACCATGGCCGGTGGCGTAATGGCTTCCGCCAACAGCGCCCTCTTCTATTCCGCGAGCTAA